CGTCCTGCGTCTGCTGCGCCACCACTTCCCCCTCTTGCTCTTGCGCAAGAACCGGCAAACTGACCGCTGCCATCAGGCAGAACAGAATCAACGGAGCTACTATGTTATGCAACTGTTTCATGTTTCTTCTTATTTTTCTTTTTCCGTTTCTGATTCATCTCAAAAGAGAAGAAAAACCAAGTTTCGAATATGAGATATATCAAATAGAACGAGATAAATGTCAGTAAAAAAGCTCTGGCTTCTTCGCGTACAGCAAGACAATAAATCAAGACGAGAATCAGCGAAAGAATCATCTTTATCATTTTCATTGCCAAATACAACAGTAACATTCTCTGCGGAGCGTGCCGCCGGCAAGCGTCGAACATATAGATGCTGGCCAAACCGAAGAAATAAAAATAAACCGGTATAAACGGATACCCTCCGAAATAATGCCCCGGCAGAGCGAAGTGTAGGATAACAGCTCCAAGCAGCGCGCTAGTCACTGCAAATAAGGTATGCCAACAAATAAAGCTCCGTTTAGTTTTACTAATATTCATCATGTTACTGTGTTTTTCTGTAAGGTTATAATCTCGTTCTTTTCAATCTTTAGATGCTTAATCTTTGTGCCGGAAGGCTTCCGTCAGGAAACACAAGCAGAAACCGTACCGTCACTCATTTCGACAAAACCGCCCTGAATATCCATCGTATGCTCTTCTCCCTCCATCGTCGTATAACTCAATGTTCCTGCTTTCAGCGACGATACAATGGGCGCATGTCCCGGAAGAATAGAAAACGAACCGATCATGCCCGGCAATGTGACAATCTTCACATCTCCGTCGAATATGCTCTTTTCGGGCGATACTATACTCAAATGCAGTTCTTTCATCATTTTATATTTTTATTTTTTCGCTTGTTCCAGCAATTTCTTACCTTTCTCTATTGCTTCCTCAATCGTGCCGACATTCAGGAAAGCCTGTTCGGGAAGATAATCCACTTCTCCGTCCAGAATCATCTTGAATCCCTTGATGGTATCTTCAATACCCACCATCACGCCCGGAACGCCTGTAAACTGTTCGGCTACGGCAAACGGTTGCGAAAGGAAACGCTGCACACGGCGGGCGCGGTTCACTACCATCTTGTCTTCTTCCGAGAGTTCTTCCATACCGAGGATGGAGATAATATCCTGTAACTCCTTGTTACGCTGCAATATTTGTTTCACTCGCTGCGCAATGTCGTAATGTTCCTGGCCTACAATGTGCGGGTCGAGGATACGTGATGTAGATGCCAACGGATCGACAGCCGGATAGATACCCAACTCGGTGATCTTACGATCGAGCACGGTAGTCGCGTCCAAGTGGCTGAAAGTCGTTGCAGGAGCGGGATCGGTCAAGTCATCGGCAGGCACATACACCGCTTGTACGGAGGTGATAGAACCTTTGCGGGTAGACGTGATACGTTCCTGCATCGCACCCATTTCCGTGGCCAGCGTAGGCTGGTAACCAACGGCGGAGGGCATACGTCCCAAAAGGGCCGACACTTCCGAACCTGCTTGCGTGAAACGGAAGATATTATCGATAAAGAACAGGATATCGCGTTTCTCACCTTCTTTACCGGCGTCGCGGAAAGATTCCGCTACTGTCAGTCCGGACAGTGCCACAGAGGCACGTGCGCCCGGAGGTTCGTTCATCTGACCAAAAATCAGCGACACTTGCGATTTCTCCAGTTCGTTATAATCTACTTTCGAAAGATCCCAGTGACCTTTTTCCATGCTTTCCTTGAATGCTTCGCCATAACGGATAACGCCGGATTCGATCATTTCACGCAGCAAGTCATTACCTTCACGGGTACGTTCACCTACTCCGGCAAATACGGAGAATCCGTTATGTTTCTTGGCGATATTATTGATAAGCTCTTGGATCAATACGGTTTTTCCCACACCGGCACCACCGAACAAACCGATTTTACCACCTTTGGCATACGGCTCGAGCAGGTCGATTACTTTGATACCCGTGAAGAGGACCTCTTGCACAGTTGTCAAATCCTCAAATTTAGGGGGGTCGCGGTGAATAGAATACGCACCATCGCGGTTGAGTCCTTTCATACCGTCGATCGAATCACCGACTACGTTCATCAGTCGTCCTTTAATCTGTTCGCCTATCGGCATAGTGATTGGGCCTCCGGTGGGATACACTTTCATGCCTCTCTGAAGTCCGTCGGTACTATCCATCGCTACAGTACGCACCGTATTTTCGCCGATATGTTGCTGAACTTCTACAACCAGTATTTTGCCGTTTGGCCTCTTTATCTCCAGTGCGTCGTGGATGCTTGGCAGCACCAGTTCCGCATCCGTACCTTCAAAGTACACATCGACCACAGGGCCGATGACCTGCGAGATATGTCCGATAATCTGTGACATAAGCAATCTCTTTTATTTATATTATTCTTTTTCTCTCTTTTTTGACCTTAATAATATGCTAAGGAATGAACATTTTCCGCGTTTTACCTATTCAATATTATAATAAACAGTTGAGTTCTATTTTTGTTCAACTATTTTCTATATCCGATAAACTTCTGCCCTTAGATATAGTTAAAGAAACAACTGCACAAATGTAGAAACAATTCCGTGTCGTTGTTACTCCTTTTTCATAATTTGTCGTTCGCTAACACTTATTAGACCAACAATGACTACAGATTGACCAATTCGGGCAAATTTCTGTTACAAATCAACAGCAAAATAAGTTTTGTGATAATAATCTATCAATAAACTAAATTTTCGCCTCCAGTTTCCTTTCTCATTGTTTAAAATCAATGATTTAGCCACAACATAAAATAGTAGCACAAACAACTAGTTTTGTGCTCGAACACAGCAAACGCCGTTTTTTCACGCTTTCCTTAAGAAAGTTAAAGATACGTCCAACGAAAGAAAACATAAAAAGAGAAATATAATCAACGCCTATACAATTATTATCTCATTTTTTTGCTGTAATTTTGCACTACTAACATAAAACACTCAAAATGATGAAGAAAATACTGTTACTAGGTTCTGGAGAACTAGGAAAAGAATTTGTAATTTCAGCTCAACGTAAAGGTCAGCACATCATTGCCTGCGACTCATACGCGGGAGCACCTGCTATGCAAGTGGCTGATGAATTTGAAGTATTCGATATGCTGAACGGTGAAGAACTGGAGCGAGCCGTAAAAAAACACCAGCCGGACATTATCGTTCCGGAGATTGAAGCAATCCGCACGGAACGTTTGTATGACTTCGAAAAAGAAGGCATCCAGGTAGTTCCCAGCGCCCGCGCCGTGAACTTCACAATGAATCGTAAAGCTATCCGCGACCTTGCCGCTAAAGAGCTCGGACTAAAAACTGCCAAATACTTCTATGCCAAAACATTGGACGAGCTGAAAGAAGCTGCCGCTAAAATCGGCTTCCCTTGTGTCGTTAAACCGCTAATGTCATCCTCCGGCAAAGGACAGTCGCTGGTGAAAAGCGCCGACGAACTCGAACATGCATGGGAATACGGATGCAGCGGAAGCCGTGGTGATATCCGCGAGCTTATCATTGAAGAATTTATCAAATTCGACAGCGAAATCACCCTGCTCACCGTTACTCAGAAGAACGGGCCTACCCTGTTCTGCCCTCCTATCGGACACGTGCAGAAAGGTGGCGATTATCGCGAAAGTTTCCAGCCTGCACACATCGATCCCGCACATTTGAAAGAAGCGGAAGAGATGGCAGAAAAAGTAACCCGTGCGCTGACAGGCGCAGGACTTTGGGGAGTTGAGTTCTTCCTAAGCCACGAAAACGGAGTCTATTTCTCCGAACTTTCTCCACGCCCCCACGATACCGGCATGGTGACTTTGGCAGGAACACAAAATCTGAATGAATTTGAATTGCATCTGCGTGCCGTGCTCGGTCTGCCTATTCCGTGCATCAAGCAAGAACGGATAGGCGCAAGTGCCGTCATTCTCTCTCCGATTGCCAGTCAGGAGCGCCCTCAATATCGTGGACTGGAAGAAGTGACCAAAGAAGAAGATACCTATCTCCGCATTTTCGGCAAACCGTTTACACGTGTCAACCGTCGTATGGGTGTGGTGCTTTGCTACGCTCCGCTCGATGCTGATTTGGATGCGTTGCGCGACAAGGCTAAGAGAATTGCAGAGAAAGTAGAAGTTTATTAATACAAGAAATTCAAAGATAAGATGAATAGAATCCGCCAGGTAAACCTGTCTGATATTCCAGCATTGCAAGAGCTATATCAGCATACAATTCTGACTGTGAACCGAAAAGATTATACAGACGAAGAAGTAGCAGATTGGGCTTCGTGCGGAGACGATACATCACATTGGGGTGAGCTTTTCGAAGAGCAACATTATGTGGTTGCAGAAAACGAAGAAGGCGTGATTATAGGCTTTGGCTCTGTCAACGATGACGGATATATGCACACACTGTTTGTTCATAAGGATTTTCAGCATCAAGGCGTTGCGACATCTTTGTATAAATATCTCGAAGCATACGCACGAGAAAGAGGTGCGAAAAAATTAACATCGGAGGTTAGCATCACGGCAAAACCATTTTTCGAGAAACAAGGTTTTCAAGTCGATAAAGAACAAAAGCGGAAAGCTAATCAAATGCGTCTGACCAATTATAAGATGAGTAAAAAGCTCTCCTTTTATTAATAAGAAAACTCCAACCAATGCGACTTTATCCGTCACTTGGTTGGAGTTTTTTCTTTCAGCCTTACGCCCATTCGGTTTCAGCATCAAAAAAAGACAAGCCTTCACCCACTCTTCCCGTTCTATCCCACCATTCCCGTTCAGGTCGGGACTTAAATCCTATGCCCATGACTATAGCATCTGAATGCTATCATGATTCAAAATGATGTGCCCGACGTAGCTGAACTGGAAGGACGATGGAAGGATGGGCAGAAAGAAAAGCGGAAGGCGAAAAGAACAGTCAAATCGAGATAGCTTGTAAAATGAAAGAAATGAGACTTACTACCGAAATGATTATGCAAGGCACCGGATTATCGGCAGAAGAGATCAACGCCTTATAATATATCCATAAAATAAATCCCTACGAAGAATCGGTATCGGATGATTACAACAAAACTACCGTTTCTTACTCAAGAAACGTTTAGCCAAATATTTACGGACCGGTTCATCATACAGTTTCAGACACAGATAAGCAAGCACGATACTTAAGACAAAGACGCACACGGCTACATGCCAAGTCTCTCCCAACGTATAGAGCTTATTCTCAATCAGCCATGCATAAAACAGGTACATCAACGGATAATGGATCACATAAACCGGATAGGATATATCTCCCAGAAATTTGCATATCTTTGTCGATTGCACGTCCGTAGTAGTGCCCGACGCTCCTATCCACAGAATGATAGGGAAAGCCACAATCACACAAAACGCTTCATAAACACCATTCATGCAAAGCGGCTCCATTCCTTCGAGATAAGGAACAGAGAACAGGGAAATCAATGTAATGGTACATATCCAAAATGCACCTTTCACCTTCATAGGCTTGAAGTTACGCGACATCAACATACCCAACGAGAAAGGGAAAAGCATACGTAGGGAGCCGCCCAGGAAGTTAACCCCGTCCAGCGTCCAGCCCACTCCTATATTTCCATAAGTGGAGACATTGAAGACAGCGAACGACGCCAACGCTGCGCCCAGCAACACCACAAACACCGTCAGCGCCTTATTGGACAAGCGGCGGATGAACAGCGCATACAGGATATTACCGATATACTCGAAAAACAACGACCAGCAAGGACCGTTCAACGGAAACATCTCACCGTTACCACGAACCTCGTATCCTACACCCGGCATGGCAGGAATGAAGAATATCGTGCAAAGAAGAGACAGCATTATCATGGAGATGGCTACGTGTGTTCCGTCCCATTGTACACTGCCCTGAAGGCAAAACGCAACGACACCCAACACGGCACCCATAACGACCATCGGATGAAGACGAATCAAACGGCGTTTAAAGAAATCTTTCATGGTGAGACTCTTGCCCCAACGGTCGTCATAAGCGTAACCGATTACAAAACCCGAAAGGATAAAGAAGAAATCCACGGCAAGATAACCGTGATTGAGAGTCTCAATATTGCCACCACTGGCAAAAGCGTAGCCCTCGAATACATGATACCATATCACCATAAGAGCCGCTACACCGCGAAGTCCGTCAAGAAGATCATAATGTGCTTTGGTGTCTGCAAAGGCTGAAGAAGAAATATTCGACATCTGTTTTTCTATTAGTTATTATTTTCAGATGGCAAAGATACAGTTTGCAAAACGAAGTTCTTTTGCTTAAAAGCAAAAAAGCCCCGCCAAAAACTATTTTTTAGCACGTACCCGGCTAAGCGTGTAGATAGAAATACCCAAAAAGGCAGCCACATACTTCAGCTTCACCCGGTTTATCAGTCCGGGATAACGACGGTTGAACTGCTCGTACCGTTCTTTGGGCGAAAGCTGAAGCCGTTCCACAAACATGTGGCTAAGCTCTTTATTGACATTCTGGTGTAAGATGCGCCCCCAGTTGGCTATGTCGATATAGGTTTCGTAGAGCATATTCAGCTTGTCGATATGGATGACGTAGATTTTGCAATCAGAAAGCGTTTCAATGCTCTCCACCGACGGTTGCTGATAGTAGAGCGAATCCATGCCGAACGTAACGTCGCCTTCTAGCGTGAACCACGTAGT
The Bacteroides luhongzhouii DNA segment above includes these coding regions:
- a CDS encoding Crp/Fnr family transcriptional regulator, giving the protein MENIIHKIREIYPVSDEALQALQANMELRYYPKDTYIVQSGVTDRLVYFIEEGIARSVFHHNGQDTTTWFTLEGDVTFGMDSLYYQQPSVESIETLSDCKIYVIHIDKLNMLYETYIDIANWGRILHQNVNKELSHMFVERLQLSPKERYEQFNRRYPGLINRVKLKYVAAFLGISIYTLSRVRAKK
- the purT gene encoding formate-dependent phosphoribosylglycinamide formyltransferase, giving the protein MKKILLLGSGELGKEFVISAQRKGQHIIACDSYAGAPAMQVADEFEVFDMLNGEELERAVKKHQPDIIVPEIEAIRTERLYDFEKEGIQVVPSARAVNFTMNRKAIRDLAAKELGLKTAKYFYAKTLDELKEAAAKIGFPCVVKPLMSSSGKGQSLVKSADELEHAWEYGCSGSRGDIRELIIEEFIKFDSEITLLTVTQKNGPTLFCPPIGHVQKGGDYRESFQPAHIDPAHLKEAEEMAEKVTRALTGAGLWGVEFFLSHENGVYFSELSPRPHDTGMVTLAGTQNLNEFELHLRAVLGLPIPCIKQERIGASAVILSPIASQERPQYRGLEEVTKEEDTYLRIFGKPFTRVNRRMGVVLCYAPLDADLDALRDKAKRIAEKVEVY
- a CDS encoding acyltransferase family protein, with the protein product MSNISSSAFADTKAHYDLLDGLRGVAALMVIWYHVFEGYAFASGGNIETLNHGYLAVDFFFILSGFVIGYAYDDRWGKSLTMKDFFKRRLIRLHPMVVMGAVLGVVAFCLQGSVQWDGTHVAISMIMLSLLCTIFFIPAMPGVGYEVRGNGEMFPLNGPCWSLFFEYIGNILYALFIRRLSNKALTVFVVLLGAALASFAVFNVSTYGNIGVGWTLDGVNFLGGSLRMLFPFSLGMLMSRNFKPMKVKGAFWICTITLISLFSVPYLEGMEPLCMNGVYEAFCVIVAFPIILWIGASGTTTDVQSTKICKFLGDISYPVYVIHYPLMYLFYAWLIENKLYTLGETWHVAVCVFVLSIVLAYLCLKLYDEPVRKYLAKRFLSKKR
- the atpD gene encoding F0F1 ATP synthase subunit beta, with the protein product MSQIIGHISQVIGPVVDVYFEGTDAELVLPSIHDALEIKRPNGKILVVEVQQHIGENTVRTVAMDSTDGLQRGMKVYPTGGPITMPIGEQIKGRLMNVVGDSIDGMKGLNRDGAYSIHRDPPKFEDLTTVQEVLFTGIKVIDLLEPYAKGGKIGLFGGAGVGKTVLIQELINNIAKKHNGFSVFAGVGERTREGNDLLREMIESGVIRYGEAFKESMEKGHWDLSKVDYNELEKSQVSLIFGQMNEPPGARASVALSGLTVAESFRDAGKEGEKRDILFFIDNIFRFTQAGSEVSALLGRMPSAVGYQPTLATEMGAMQERITSTRKGSITSVQAVYVPADDLTDPAPATTFSHLDATTVLDRKITELGIYPAVDPLASTSRILDPHIVGQEHYDIAQRVKQILQRNKELQDIISILGMEELSEEDKMVVNRARRVQRFLSQPFAVAEQFTGVPGVMVGIEDTIKGFKMILDGEVDYLPEQAFLNVGTIEEAIEKGKKLLEQAKK
- a CDS encoding GNAT family N-acetyltransferase, with the translated sequence MNRIRQVNLSDIPALQELYQHTILTVNRKDYTDEEVADWASCGDDTSHWGELFEEQHYVVAENEEGVIIGFGSVNDDGYMHTLFVHKDFQHQGVATSLYKYLEAYARERGAKKLTSEVSITAKPFFEKQGFQVDKEQKRKANQMRLTNYKMSKKLSFY
- the atpC gene encoding ATP synthase F1 subunit epsilon, which encodes MKELHLSIVSPEKSIFDGDVKIVTLPGMIGSFSILPGHAPIVSSLKAGTLSYTTMEGEEHTMDIQGGFVEMSDGTVSACVS